A genome region from Musa acuminata AAA Group cultivar baxijiao chromosome BXJ3-5, Cavendish_Baxijiao_AAA, whole genome shotgun sequence includes the following:
- the LOC135638717 gene encoding 3-phosphoinositide-dependent protein kinase 2-like — protein sequence MMAVGGGGGEEMERDFEAKLRLQQPETTGDGGHARPAVQRTNSIVFRAPQEQFTINDFELGKIYGVGSYSKVVRAKKKDTGNVYALKIMDKKFIAKENKVSYVKLERIVLDQLDHPGIIRLCFTFQDTYSLYMALECCEGGELFDQITRKGHLSEDEARFYAAEVIDAMEYIHGVGLIHRDIKPENLLLTTDGHIKIADFGSVKPTKDSQITVLPNSANEKTCTFVGTAAYVPPEVLNSSPATFGNDLWALGCTLYQMLSGSSPFKDASEWLIFQRIIARDLKFPEYFSHEARDLIDKLLDTDPSKRPGAGPDGYASLRKHPFFKGIDWKNLRKASAPKLALEKDTSVDYDSQDTSWNPIHVGGAPSHQQGIPDGSPVATSSFVPQSHISRLASIDSFDSKWQEFLEPGETIVMISNLKKVQKLTNKKVQLILTDKPKLLYVDPSKMTANVNIIWSDNAGDLSVQVASSSHFKICTPKKVISFEDAKQRAWQWKKAIEGLQHC from the exons ATGATGGCTGTCGGTGGTGGCGGTGGGGAGGAGATGGAGAGGGACTTCGAGGCGAAGCTCCGGCTGCAGCAGCCGGAGACGACCGGGGATGGGGGTCATGCCCGCCCGGCGGTGCAGAGGACCAACAGCATTGTCTTCAGGGCGCCGCAGGAGCAGTTCACCATCAATGATTTCGAGCTGGGGAAGATATATGGCGTCGGTTCCTACTCGAAG GTAGTCAGGGCAAAGAAAAAGGACACAGGAAATGtctatgctttgaaaattatggaCAAGAAGTttattgctaaagaaaataaagtTTCTTATGTAAAGCTGGAGCGCATTGTGCTTGATCAGTTGGACCATCCTGGCATAATCAGGCTTTGTTTTACATTCCAAGATACCTACTCTCTCT ACATGGCACTCGAGTGTTGTGAAGGTGGTGAGCTGTTTGACCAAATAACCAGG AAAGGCCATCTATCTGAGGATGAGGCTCGCTTCTATGCTGCTGAAGTTATTGATGCTATGGAATATATCCATGGTGTAGGATTAATTCATCGGGATATTAAG CCAGAGAACTTACTGCTGACCACTGATGGACACATTAAAATTGCTGATTTTGGCAGTGTGAAGCCCACCAAGGATAGCCAAATTACAGTTCTTCCAAATTCAGCAA ATGAAAAGACATGTACTTTTGTTGGAACGGCTGCTTATGTCCCTCCAGAAGTTCTTAATTCTTCTCCAGCAACCTTCGG GAATGATCTGTGGGCCCTTGGATGCACCTTATATCAGATGCTCTCTGGTTCATCTCCCTTTAAAGATGCTAGTGAATGGCTCATTTTCCAAAGGATCATAGCGAGAGACCTAAAATTTCCTGAGTACTTTTCACATGAAGCAAGAGACCTTATTGATAAGTTATTG GATACAGATCCAAGTAAAAGACCAGGTGCTGGACCTGATGGTTATGCTTCTCTCAGAAAGCATCCTTTTTTCAAAGGAATTGATTGGAAGAACTTGCGAAAAGCATCAGCACCAAAACTTGCTCTGGAGAAGGAT ACCAGTGTGGATTATGATAGTCAGGATACTTCATGGAACCCCATACATGTTGGAGGTGCTCCCTCTCACCAACAAGGCATACCAGATGGAAGCCCAGTTGCCACATCATCTTTTGTACCTCAGTCTCATATTTCTAGGCTGGCTTCAATTGATTCTTTTGACTCTAAATG GCAAGAGTTTCTTGAGCCGGGTGAGACTATTGTTATGATCTCAAATCTGAAGAAAGTTCAGAAGTTGACTAACAAAAAAGTGCAACTCATTCTtactgacaaacccaaattgctaTATGTGGATCCCTCCAAAATGACAGCTAATGTAAACATAATTTGGTCGGATAACGCCGGTGACCTCAGTGTCCAAGTGGCAAGTTCATCACATTTCAAGATATGCACT CCCAAAAAAGTTATTTCATTTGAAGATGCAAAACAGCGGGCATGGCAGTGGAAGAAGGCAATCGAAGGGCTTCAACATTGTTGA